The window GTCAACCAGCTCTTCAACCGCCTGACGGTGCGCGAGAACGTGACGATCGCCGCGCTGGCGGCGCTGCGCGGCAAGTTCCGACTCGATCTGATGCGTCGCCTCGCCGACCTCCCCGGGCTCGAGCAGCGCGTCGGGCACACGCTCGAGCTCGTCGGCCTCGCCGGGCGCGGGGAAGCGCCGGTGGCGCAGCTCGCCTACGGGGAGAAGCGCCGCCTCGAGATCGGCCTCGCCCTCGCATCCTCCCCGAGCCTCCTGTTGCTCGACGAGCCGCTGGCCGGCATGAGCCCGGCGGAGCGTGCGGACACGGTGCGGCTGCTCAAGTCCATCGGCCAGGACCGCACCATGATCGTTATCGACCACGACATGGACTCGCTCTTCGAGCTGGCGGAGCGCATCACGGTGCTCCAGGAAGGTCGCGTGCTCGCCGAGGGGGCGCCGGCCGACATCAAGGCCAACCCGAAGGTGCAGGAAGCCTACCTCGGCGGACTGAACGGGGCCCACCCATGAGCCTGCTCGAGGTGAGCGGGCTGCACAGCTACTACGGAGATTCCCACATTCTCTTCGGCGTGTCCCTGCGCGTCGAGCGCAACGAAGTCGTGGCACTGCTCGGCCGCAACGGCGCCGGGAAGAGCACGACGCTCAAGAGCCTGATGGGAGTGGTGAAGCCGCGCGCCGGATCCGTGCGGCTCGACGGCGTCGAGATCGCCGGAATGAAGAGCCACGCGATCGCGAGGGCCGGCGTCCAGCTCGTGCACGAGGAGCGGCGCATCTTCGGGACGCTCACCGTCGAGGAGAATCTGGCGCTGGCCGGCCTCAGCGCGCCGGACCGCTGGCCCCTCGCACGCATCTACGACATCTTCCCGCGGCTGCATCAGCGCCGCACGAGCCGCGGCACCGATCTCTCGGGAGGGGAGCAGCAGATGCTCGCGCTCGGTCGCGCGCTCATTCGCGATCCGAAGATCATCTTGCTGGACGAGCCGTTCGAAGGTCTCGCCCCGCTGATCGTGCGCGAGCTGGTGAATGTCTGCCGTCGTCTGGCCGCGGAGGGCCACACGCTGGTCCTCGTGGAGCAGAACCTCGCCGCGACCATGGCGCTCGCCCAGCGGGTGTACATCCTCAACAACGGTCACCTCGCCCACGAAGGCCCCGCGGACGACATCCGCGCGAGGCCCGAGATGCTGCACCGCTACCTCGGCGTCTGAGCGGCAACGTCATGTCTTCTGGGCACTCGGCTCGCCTTTGGCCGCTCCGCGCAAGGCATCACCCAGCTCTGCCGCCCGCCCCCGCGTCCAGCGGCTCGAGCCGCATCAGTCGAAACTGACGATCTCGACCCAGTTCGACCCTTTACCGGTCGGATACTGTCGGAGCAGCTTCAGCCCGCCGCTCGTGGGGGCGATCTCGTAGACCGAGATCGTGTCCGACTTCTCGCCGCTCACGACCATGTGGCGCCCCTTGGGGTCGATGCGGAAGCCACGCGGTTGCTTTTCCGTCGGCGTGCTCGACAGGTAGGTGAGCGCGCCGGTGGCCGTGTCGACGCGGAACGCGCCGATCGAACTACTGGTCCGCTCGGCGGCATAGAGGAGCCGGCCGTCCGGAGTGATGTGGAGATCGG is drawn from Candidatus Methylomirabilota bacterium and contains these coding sequences:
- a CDS encoding ABC transporter ATP-binding protein gives rise to the protein MSLLEVSGLHSYYGDSHILFGVSLRVERNEVVALLGRNGAGKSTTLKSLMGVVKPRAGSVRLDGVEIAGMKSHAIARAGVQLVHEERRIFGTLTVEENLALAGLSAPDRWPLARIYDIFPRLHQRRTSRGTDLSGGEQQMLALGRALIRDPKIILLDEPFEGLAPLIVRELVNVCRRLAAEGHTLVLVEQNLAATMALAQRVYILNNGHLAHEGPADDIRARPEMLHRYLGV